Proteins from a single region of bacterium:
- the topA gene encoding type I DNA topoisomerase, which yields MPKSLVIVESDAKSKTINRFLGKDFVVRASVGHIKNLPKNRLGVDIDNNFEPELITIRGKGKIVQEIKRLAQTAKEVFIATDADREGEAIAYHIASEIADINSNVKRALFHEITKDAIKKAVENPIEIDLNRVEAQKARRVMDRIVGYKVSPFLWKTIFRGLSAGRVQSVALRLICEREQKIQKFVPEEYWEIEADFSCAAGEKFRSQLVKIDGQKLSLVNRDETEKHVSEIKKTDFNVGDLKTKEIKRNPYPPYTTSTMQQDAARRLGMSTKQVMAIAQQLYEGIDLPDGRVGLITYMRTDSTRLASSAVEEARNYIADNYGLEYVPDKPRFYKNKKSAQDAHEAIRPTSLKRSFDKVNQYLTPAQKKLYKLIWDRFLACQMNPAQLLQVSIDVAGGKYLFRTTGTSIKFKGFMQIYGVEKDELSNAHIPKNVAKGDTLDLLNVAHSQHFTKPPNRYTESSLVKELDTKGIGRPSTYALIISTLLDRKYVNREARTLIPSALGMDVHKILVDQFPDIFNVGFTARMEEDLDQIESGEKDSIAVLKNFYSPFSTAIEHAMEKKDEIKESLQESIGEKCPECGRDLVEKWGRNGKFIACTGYPECTYTRPIEEEVVSVDRKCPECGAPLVAKNGKYGRFLACSNYPDCKHTEPFYIGVPCPEDGCGGELVEKRTRRGKIFYGCSKYPKCTFALWNKPVAVKCESCGFPLMEARSTKAKGSFLKCPKCKAEKELPENE from the coding sequence ATGCCTAAATCTTTGGTGATAGTTGAATCTGATGCCAAGTCAAAAACGATAAATCGGTTTCTCGGGAAGGATTTTGTGGTTCGTGCTTCTGTGGGACATATTAAAAATTTACCGAAAAACAGGCTTGGAGTTGATATTGATAATAATTTTGAACCTGAGCTTATAACAATAAGGGGCAAAGGTAAAATTGTGCAGGAGATCAAGCGTCTTGCACAGACTGCTAAAGAAGTTTTTATTGCAACAGATGCTGACAGAGAGGGTGAAGCAATTGCATATCACATTGCGAGCGAGATTGCAGACATCAACAGTAATGTTAAACGTGCACTTTTTCATGAAATAACAAAAGATGCAATTAAAAAAGCAGTCGAAAACCCGATAGAAATAGATTTGAACCGTGTTGAAGCACAAAAGGCACGCAGAGTAATGGACAGGATAGTAGGCTACAAGGTAAGCCCTTTTTTGTGGAAAACAATTTTCAGGGGCCTATCTGCAGGAAGAGTCCAGAGTGTAGCTTTACGGCTGATATGTGAGAGGGAACAGAAAATTCAAAAGTTTGTTCCTGAAGAGTACTGGGAAATAGAGGCAGATTTTTCCTGTGCAGCCGGTGAAAAATTCCGGTCACAGCTTGTTAAAATTGACGGGCAAAAACTTTCTCTTGTAAACAGAGATGAAACGGAAAAGCATGTCAGCGAGATAAAAAAGACAGATTTTAATGTTGGTGATTTAAAAACAAAAGAGATAAAAAGGAATCCGTATCCGCCCTATACGACAAGTACTATGCAGCAGGATGCTGCAAGAAGGCTCGGAATGTCGACAAAGCAGGTTATGGCAATTGCACAGCAGCTTTATGAGGGAATTGACCTTCCTGACGGCCGTGTGGGATTGATAACCTATATGAGAACAGATTCTACCCGCCTTGCATCAAGTGCAGTTGAAGAGGCCAGAAATTATATCGCAGACAATTACGGCCTTGAATATGTACCTGACAAACCCAGGTTCTACAAAAATAAAAAGTCTGCACAGGATGCACATGAAGCAATAAGGCCGACATCATTGAAAAGGTCTTTTGATAAAGTAAATCAGTATCTGACACCTGCTCAAAAAAAGCTTTATAAACTGATATGGGACAGATTCCTTGCATGCCAGATGAATCCGGCACAACTATTGCAGGTTTCTATTGATGTTGCAGGCGGTAAATATCTGTTCCGAACAACTGGTACGTCAATTAAATTTAAAGGATTTATGCAGATATACGGTGTTGAAAAAGATGAACTGTCAAATGCACATATTCCTAAAAATGTGGCCAAAGGCGATACACTTGATCTGCTGAATGTAGCACATTCGCAGCATTTTACAAAACCTCCGAACAGATATACTGAAAGCAGCCTTGTAAAAGAGCTTGATACAAAAGGTATAGGAAGGCCATCTACTTATGCACTAATAATTTCTACTCTTCTTGACAGAAAATATGTAAACAGAGAAGCAAGAACTCTTATTCCCAGTGCCCTTGGTATGGATGTCCATAAAATACTTGTGGATCAATTCCCGGATATATTTAATGTAGGGTTTACAGCTCGAATGGAAGAGGATCTTGATCAGATTGAATCAGGAGAAAAAGATAGTATTGCAGTATTAAAAAATTTTTACAGCCCTTTCAGCACAGCAATAGAACATGCTATGGAGAAAAAAGACGAGATAAAAGAATCGCTTCAGGAATCAATTGGAGAGAAGTGCCCTGAATGCGGAAGAGACCTTGTGGAAAAGTGGGGGCGTAACGGTAAATTTATTGCATGTACAGGTTATCCCGAATGTACTTATACACGTCCCATAGAGGAAGAGGTTGTCAGTGTGGACAGAAAATGCCCTGAGTGTGGAGCACCTCTGGTTGCAAAGAACGGCAAGTACGGGCGCTTTCTTGCATGCAGCAATTATCCTGACTGCAAACATACAGAGCCTTTTTATATTGGGGTGCCATGCCCTGAAGACGGCTGCGGCGGAGAGCTTGTTGAAAAACGTACACGCAGAGGTAAAATATTTTACGGATGCTCAAAATATCCTAAATGTACATTTGCTTTGTGGAATAAGCCTGTGGCTGTTAAATGTGAATCCTGCGGATTCCCGCTTATGGAAGCACGCAGCACAAAAGCAAAGGGCTCATTTTTAAAGTGCCCGAAATGTAAGGCTGAAAAGGAGCTGCCTGAAAATGAATGA
- the raiA gene encoding ribosome-associated translation inhibitor RaiA, translating to MMQISITARRFTLNDDLREYVEKEVSHLDRFYDGIIDADVVLGWEKRTRFVEITLKINGAVLVAHDRSEKMEKSVDSVVEKLERQLKKYKEKKQGYNHEKILEKTVMETGGEE from the coding sequence ATGATGCAGATTAGTATTACAGCTCGCCGATTTACATTAAACGATGATCTTAGGGAATATGTGGAAAAGGAGGTGTCGCACCTTGACCGATTTTATGACGGCATTATTGATGCCGATGTTGTACTTGGATGGGAAAAAAGAACCCGTTTTGTAGAGATTACTCTCAAAATAAATGGTGCTGTACTTGTTGCACATGATCGTTCTGAAAAAATGGAGAAATCTGTTGACAGTGTTGTTGAAAAACTTGAAAGACAGCTTAAAAAATACAAGGAGAAAAAACAGGGGTACAATCACGAAAAAATCCTTGAGAAAACAGTAATGGAAACAGGCGGAGAGGAGTAA
- a CDS encoding HPr kinase/phosphorylase produces MSAQNVIIKEDISVEDFLFENKKILELELVSGKEGLSNKITTKDIHRPGLALAGYFELFAHERLQICGNTEISFMKQLTNEQLQKCVKKFFSYTMPCLIVTNNNKISKEAINYSNKNKVPVIRTPLATTRAIQLIGDYLEDVFAARTFVHGSLVDVYGIGILITGRSGIGKSEVALDLVARSHRLVADDVVTIIREPNGVLIGTGNDVVQYNMEIRGVGIVDVRSMFGIRGIRSRKRVEVEVELVDWDKSKNYERLGLDTSYDEILDEKLARVRLPIYPGKNISVIVEIIALNELLKLHGTYAAKEFEEKIIHEMTEKKKSLKDYLGRDYE; encoded by the coding sequence GTGTCTGCGCAGAATGTCATAATAAAAGAAGATATCTCAGTAGAAGATTTCCTTTTTGAGAATAAAAAGATTCTTGAATTGGAATTGGTATCCGGTAAAGAGGGCCTGTCCAACAAGATAACAACAAAGGATATTCACCGGCCGGGATTGGCCCTTGCCGGATATTTTGAACTGTTTGCTCATGAAAGATTACAGATATGCGGCAACACGGAAATATCTTTTATGAAGCAGCTAACCAACGAACAATTACAGAAATGTGTAAAGAAATTCTTTTCATACACTATGCCATGTTTGATTGTTACAAATAACAATAAAATTTCCAAAGAAGCAATTAATTATTCAAACAAAAATAAAGTACCTGTAATACGTACACCTCTTGCTACAACCCGGGCTATTCAGCTTATAGGGGATTATCTTGAAGATGTATTTGCAGCGCGTACTTTTGTCCACGGCTCTCTTGTAGATGTGTATGGTATAGGAATTTTAATAACAGGAAGAAGCGGGATAGGGAAAAGTGAAGTAGCTCTTGACCTTGTAGCGAGATCTCACAGGTTAGTAGCGGATGATGTTGTTACAATTATTCGCGAGCCTAATGGAGTTTTAATAGGTACTGGGAATGATGTTGTTCAGTACAACATGGAGATAAGAGGAGTTGGTATTGTAGATGTCCGGTCCATGTTCGGAATTAGAGGCATAAGAAGCAGGAAAAGGGTTGAAGTTGAAGTTGAACTGGTAGATTGGGATAAGTCAAAAAATTATGAACGTCTTGGATTAGATACGTCTTATGATGAAATTCTTGATGAAAAACTGGCAAGGGTCAGACTTCCGATTTATCCGGGGAAAAATATATCAGTGATAGTTGAAATTATAGCTCTTAATGAGCTTTTAAAATTGCATGGAACATATGCAGCCAAAGAGTTCGAAGAAAAAATTATCCACGAGATGACAGAAAAGAAGAAAAGTTTAAAAGATTATCTCGGGCGAGATTACGAGTAA
- a CDS encoding MCE family protein gives MEEKRKEIIVGFTVIVGVIVLVAGILWGKGGSMFSKKVVYRAAFISAEGLKPGDNVIVRGVRCGRVKSVELTPGEVNVDFRVRKNIKLFSDMNVSIVGLEMMGGKALIVNPGESGKPADPDIIYNGVAVPGIDKIFTHVANVVEGADSLLLKVSSLIDRGKMKDSAISLNKAVNSLNLMISENRKSLKSAIDRLNELSSVLKQDSSAQHFALLISRADSTMKLLQDAVHIATKGSGTLGKMIQDSTLYIQIVKTSRELDSLVADLKEHPAKYVHVSIF, from the coding sequence ATGGAAGAAAAAAGAAAAGAAATAATAGTAGGCTTTACAGTAATTGTTGGCGTTATCGTACTTGTGGCAGGTATTCTGTGGGGCAAGGGCGGTTCAATGTTTTCAAAAAAAGTAGTTTATCGGGCTGCTTTTATCAGTGCCGAAGGGTTAAAACCCGGAGATAATGTTATTGTCAGAGGGGTTAGATGCGGAAGGGTAAAGAGTGTTGAGTTAACACCGGGAGAAGTTAATGTAGATTTCCGGGTCAGAAAAAATATTAAGCTTTTTTCGGACATGAATGTAAGTATTGTGGGTCTTGAAATGATGGGAGGAAAAGCACTGATTGTTAATCCCGGGGAATCCGGCAAGCCGGCAGATCCTGATATAATTTATAATGGTGTTGCAGTTCCGGGTATTGATAAAATTTTTACACATGTTGCAAATGTTGTTGAAGGTGCGGATTCGTTACTTTTAAAAGTGTCCTCTTTAATTGATAGGGGCAAAATGAAGGATTCAGCAATATCTCTTAACAAAGCTGTAAACAGCCTGAACCTAATGATTTCCGAAAATAGAAAGAGCCTGAAATCTGCAATTGACCGTTTAAATGAATTAAGCTCTGTTTTAAAGCAGGATTCTTCAGCACAACATTTTGCTCTGCTTATTTCACGGGCTGATTCCACAATGAAGCTGCTTCAGGATGCTGTTCATATTGCCACCAAAGGCAGCGGCACACTTGGTAAAATGATACAGGACAGTACTTTATATATTCAGATTGTAAAAACATCAAGAGAGTTGGATTCTCTTGTCGCTGATTTAAAAGAACATCCCGCAAAGTATGTGCATGTGTCGATTTTTTAA
- the xerC gene encoding tyrosine recombinase XerC, translating to MNDIQRAESQLKDFCDYLKFTKGYSDNTIDAYTRDVKQFFEFLKDITGHTLNINSIEKEDIRFFLGHLVEHGVDKKSVARKLASIRGFFKYLGQRELIAADPAQSVRPPKTEKKLPDFLQEEEIAKAIEQIPQENPSGARDRAILELFYGTGMRLSELAGLNVFDIDDIGTSVKVTGKGNKERVVPLGARALESLGVYLKQRYRFNPKNNSQALFLNKSGKRISKRSIQMIVKKWLEKVSEKKKLSPHVIRHTFATHLLDHGADLESVKELLGHVNLSTTQIYTHLTTERLKKVYRQAHPRAQIQP from the coding sequence ATGAATGATATTCAGCGTGCAGAGTCACAGCTGAAAGATTTTTGTGATTATCTGAAGTTTACCAAAGGGTATTCTGATAACACAATAGATGCGTACACAAGAGATGTAAAGCAGTTCTTTGAATTTTTAAAAGATATTACAGGACATACATTAAATATTAACAGCATAGAGAAGGAAGATATCCGATTTTTTCTAGGGCATCTTGTTGAACACGGTGTTGATAAAAAAAGTGTAGCAAGGAAGCTGGCTTCTATCAGAGGGTTTTTTAAGTATCTCGGACAGAGGGAGTTGATTGCTGCTGATCCTGCTCAATCAGTCCGTCCTCCGAAGACAGAGAAGAAACTGCCTGATTTTCTGCAGGAAGAAGAAATAGCAAAGGCCATTGAACAGATTCCGCAGGAAAACCCTTCAGGTGCAAGAGACAGAGCTATTCTTGAACTTTTTTATGGTACTGGCATGAGGTTGTCGGAGCTGGCAGGCTTAAATGTTTTTGATATAGACGATATCGGCACAAGTGTAAAAGTAACAGGCAAAGGGAATAAGGAGAGAGTGGTTCCTCTCGGAGCAAGGGCTCTTGAATCTTTGGGAGTGTATCTGAAACAGAGATACAGATTTAATCCTAAAAATAACTCACAGGCTCTGTTTCTCAATAAGTCGGGAAAGAGGATATCAAAACGGTCAATACAGATGATTGTAAAGAAATGGCTTGAGAAGGTTTCGGAGAAAAAGAAATTGAGCCCTCATGTCATAAGGCATACATTTGCAACGCATCTGCTTGATCATGGTGCTGATCTTGAGTCAGTTAAAGAACTTCTCGGTCACGTTAACTTATCAACAACCCAGATATATACACACCTGACAACAGAGAGGTTGAAAAAAGTTTATCGCCAGGCCCATCCCAGGGCTCAGATTCAACCTTGA